One Ranitomeya imitator isolate aRanImi1 chromosome 1, aRanImi1.pri, whole genome shotgun sequence DNA window includes the following coding sequences:
- the LOC138673083 gene encoding pneumococcal serine-rich repeat protein-like has protein sequence MASGSDSGTPPLRSPASSSEEENQEEEREQQQGPRGQAVVAGRSVSQRALDEPLNIDLMVASIEARGPLWDSRDPQHADQGILRRLWLEVAQTLWDGFDSANAKAKASFLKQLRTRWRSMKDRFKRGLKKEGQARSGAGASRTSVYKHNRILQFLRPVLESRETHSSTRETVQSSRRPSRAVLCEAPSELSRPSHSESRSATTQSGEPAAGPSDVPLAEASVAPSFGSSRQRQRASDRAPMSEFLHLSTVFQNGFKALCDKMCNIERRLENIETDLSRPAKHFFSAIHNGMVEHLTPELQISFMQGCNNLYVSALQQARVMQSATNMPAVPSLAAMTPTPAAEHHHRGPRAEGHRRRHRHHRTEPQSSEPDRPSRGHRREADPHPEGERRKKKKKKTMTTTSTTSLAMAAPQSTTRTQPGSTRSTPSTQAGSTRSTPSTQPGSTRSTPSTQPGSTQSRSSQPRTLVVPPPLSPASVAVSPPPSTGWTDVGIPSSVIEYAASSPSSSSSVSSSQKTGGYESPLVADIGTP, from the exons atggccagcggcagtgattccggcaccccaccgctgaggagtccg gcttcttcaagtgaggaggagaaccaggaggaagagagggagcagcagcagggaccacggggccaagctgtggttgcaggacggagc gtttcacaacgggccctggatgagccaCTTAACATTGACCtaatggtggcatccatagaagcacggggcccgttgtgggacagccgtgacccccagcacgcggaccagggcatattgcggcgtctgtggttggaggtggcacaaacgctgtgggatggcttcgacagcgctaacGCCAAGGCCAAAgccagtttcc ttaaacaattgaggaccagatggcgctccatgaaggaccgtttcaagaggggcctgaaaaaggagggacaggctCGTAGTGGTGCtggcgcttcaaggacctcggtgtacaagcataaccgtatactgcagttcttgcgaccggtccttgaaagcagaga aacacacagcagcacccgcgagactgtccaatCCTCAAGACGACCCTcaagagcggtcctttgtgaagcgccatctgaactgtcgcggccatcccacagcgagagcaggtctgcaacaacacaatctggcgaaccggcagccggtccatcagatgttcctctggccgaggcctctgttgctccgtcctttgggtcttcccgacagcgtcagcgggcctcggacagggcgcccatgtccgaatttttacatctgagtaccgtatttcagaatggtttcaaggcgctgtgcgataaaatgtgcaatatcgaacggcgtcttgaaaacatcgaaacggatctctcgaggccggcaaaacatttctttagtgccattcacaacggcatggtggaacatcttacgccggaactccagatttcgttcatgcagggctgcaacaatttatatgtcagtgctctgcagcaggctcgggtcatgcagtcagcgacaaatatgcccgcagtaccatcgctggctgccatgactccgactcctgctgcagagcaccaccacagaggtccgcgtgccgagggccaccgccgccgccaccgccaccacagaactgaGCCCCAAAGTtccgagcctgacaggccttcaagggggcacagacgggaagccgacccccacccagagggagagaggaggaaaaagaagaagaagaagaccatGACGACCACAAGCACTacgtccttggctatggctgctccccaaagtaccaccagaacacagcctgggtcgacccggagcacaccaagtacccaggctgggtctacacggagtacacccagtacccagcctgggtcaaccaggagtacaccatctacacagcctgggtcgacccagagccggagtagccagccaaggacactggtcgtccctcctcctctctCACCTGCTTCTGTTGCAGTCTCGCCACCACCATCCACTGGCTGgactgatgtcggcatcccgtctagtgtcatagagtatgctgcttcctccccctcttcctcctcctcggtctcctcatcaCAAAAAACTGGGGGATATGAATCCCCTTTGGTTGCGGACATTGGCACCCCTTAA
- the LOC138673104 gene encoding uncharacterized protein produces MDRSMESIYLTFELELALAIAYAFACHEQRRRDKLRRRSRRRFWLHPIVEVRESRGAYHCLFGELNENQDKYLEYTRMTKDSFRYLLRLVEGTISRQDTQLRKSISPEERLLVTLRFLATGETLRSLHFQFRIGVSTLSGIIADTCRALWDNLREEFLPIPTQEIWHANAQKFHKVCSFPNCIGAVDGKHIRITKPSRSGSLFYNYKKYFSTVLMAIAGADCRFLAVDIGAFGRANDSRTFKESDMGQRLYNNNFNFPHPRPLPNTDGPDLPFVVVGDEAFQMSGNLLKPYSSRGLDRTKTIFNYRLSRARRTVECAFGILVSKWRILGSAINLKIETVDEVVKACVVLHNFIIDKERVNVELDEHIQNPLPDYQDHPLRTTVEIAHMRDQFAAYFVSDVGRVSWQDEMV; encoded by the exons atggatcgttccatggagagtatctacctcacttttgagctggaattagcccttgctatagcttatgcttttgcctgtcatgaacagaggagaagagacaaactacggagaaggagtcggcgGCGTTTTTGGcttcaccctatagtggaagtccgagagagtcgtggagcgtaccattgtctttttggtgaattaaatgagaaccaggacaaatacttagAATACACCAGGATGACAAAAGACAGCtttcgatatctgctgcgtctggtggaaggaaccatttccaggcaggacacgcagctccgtaaatcaatttcccctgaggagcgtctgctggtgactctacg tttcctggctactggagagacattgagatcactgcatttccagtttcggattggagtctcaacactgtcgggtattattgcagacacatgccgcgcattgtgggacaacctccgggaggaatttttgccCATCCCTACACAAGAAATATggcatgccaacgcccaaaaattccacAAAgtttgttctttccctaactgtatcggagctgtggatgggaagcacattaggattaccaagccgtcaagaagtggatctcttttttataattataaaaaatacttttccactgtgctgatggcaattgctggtgcggactgcaggtttctcgctgtggacattggagcctttggtcgtgcaaatgattcacggacatttaaggagtctgatatgggccaaagattgtacaataacaattttaatttcccccatccacgacctcttcccaacactgacggCCCggacctgccatttgttgttgttggtgatgaggcttttcaaatgagtggcaacctactgaaaccgtactccagtcgtgggttggaccgtaccaaaactatatttaattatagactgtccagggccagaagaactgtggagtgcgcctttggcatcctggtctccaaatggcgtatattaggatccgctataaatttgaaaattgagacagtggatgaggtggtgaaggcgtgtgtggttctccacaattttattattgataaagagagagtcaacgtggaactcgatgaacacatacaaaatccattgcctgattatcaagatcatcctctgcggacaactgtggagattgctcatatgagggaccaatttgctgcatactttgtttccgatgttggccgtgtttcatggcaagatgaaatggtctaa